A genomic stretch from Kogia breviceps isolate mKogBre1 chromosome 1, mKogBre1 haplotype 1, whole genome shotgun sequence includes:
- the LOC136793554 gene encoding uncharacterized protein, which translates to MTKEFPSAPLRASASCNVPSSNSSQTLQSRLGCGDCSSLRPLPPTRQIKSISGAAYLRLEGSDFPKVTSTSIQLLDQAGGPHLTTGLQLCWEKRCPQRLRVSFTKAALRGHVAAAAKMPPPGRFPSPGDQALHSPEAPSDPAEEARAPRGPGRTRGRQLPTNRYARLAAPSVNVTPQRGRSPAGPRVQVASFTGCLVCSPGNPRYRIVTSQLASTLSGRAREAAL; encoded by the exons ATGACAAAAGAGTTCCCGTCAGCACCACTCCGGGCGTCTGCCAGTTGCAATGTCCCCTCGTCAAACTCCTCTCAGACACTGCAGTCACGCCTAGGCTGCGGGGACTGCAGCTCCCTCAGGCCACTACCGCCAACTCGCCAG ATCAAAAGCATCTCCGGAGCAGCCTACTTAAGACTAGAGGGAAgcgacttccccaaggtcaccagCACCTCGATCCAACTCCTCGACCAGGCCGGTGGCCCGCACCTGACAACGGGGCTGCAGCTCTGCTGGGAGAAGCGCTGTCCCCAGCGCCTCAGGGTCTCCTTCACCAAGGCTGCGCTCCGAGGCCACGTGGCTGCTGCGGCCAAGATGCCCCCGCCCGGCCGCTTCCCCTCCCCCGGAGACCAAGCTCTCCACTCCCCCGAGGCTCCCTCCGACCCAGCCGAGGAAGCAAGGGCACCGCGGGGTCCCGGCCGAACGCGCGGCCGCCAGTTACCAACTAACCGTTATGCGCGGCTCGCGGCGCCGAGCGTGAACGTGACGCCGCAGCGCGGCAGGAGTCCCGCAGGGCCCAGGGTCCAGGTAGCGTCTTTCACCGGCTGCCTCGTCTGCTCGCCCGGGAACCCACGCTACAGGATAGTCACGTCGCAGCTCGCCAGCACTTTGTCGGGCCGGGCCCGCGAGGCTGCCTTATAA